Within the Emticicia oligotrophica DSM 17448 genome, the region CGAGTAACAGTGAATAGCAAAAACAATGAAATTACCATTGAGACAAGCAATAATTTATCGCTTTTATTGAAATCCTGCTTTCGTTCGGAATAATACCAATAAAATAAGTGTCCAATAATTACTACTTGAATTAAAAAAGATGGTAAATTACCAAAGTAGTAATTAATATACACTCAATTCGAGGACAAGTAAAAGGATAACTATCCCGATTTTTAGCATAGGATTTAGATAGAGTGGTCTGCTACTGACGAGATGGTAGCCAAGCTTATATATTAAAAGGATTTATCATAAAAACTTACTAGAATCATGGCAAAGAAAAAAGCTGATGAAAAACCCAATGCTGAAAAGCCGCGTGTACACAAAGATTTAGATGGATTTGATATAAAAATCAACTCTTTTGGAGAAATTCAGATGAGTTATGATATTGAAAAAATCAATGAATTTCTCAATAAAACCGTTGACGATAAAAAACTCAGAAATCGTAAATGACCAACAAACACCCTAACGGTAGAAAAACTCTATCACACCTTGTTGGCCACTTATCATCATTTTTTGTTTTTCTCCCTCCGAAAGTTTTCTCACTTTAGGGCTCATGCCATTGTCATTGATGTAAATTGTACGAACTATATCTTCGGGTTTAGGCTTGTCTACGCTTTCGGTCATAATATTATAAAGAGCAGATATATACCCTTTAAAATCTTGAATTTCGAAAGGTGCAAAACCCTCTTTTAGGTGTATTTCATGGTCTATTTGTTCGCACCTTTCCAAACGCAAACCTAAGGTTTCAGTGTTAAAGGTCGGCTTATTTATCGTACTGTCAGTAGCTGTACTAAGATATTTTGTTTGGTCAAACAGCTCAATGGGGTAGTTCATCAACAAACCACCATCAACAAATACATCACAACTATCGCTTGGTATAGGATTTTCAATAACTTTTCCTTTAGCATTTAAAAATACTGATTGGTAATAAAGCGGTATAGACATAGATACTCTCACGGCATCACACACTCGCATTTCAGGGTAAGTTTCATAAGAAAAAACTTCCAATCTTTGTTTAGTAAGATTTACCCCCGTGACATACAAATCTCTGTACGGAATACT harbors:
- a CDS encoding patatin-like phospholipase family protein produces the protein MLKYIKTIFLISFSVIAFAQQKVYRNLIMEGGGIKGVAYGGALKELESRGVLQQIQRVGGTSAGAIQACLLAVGYSADEIAQIIAETPIETFNDGGSVIKASERFVKKFGWYKGENFLTTIQKLITDRTGKPNLTFAELHELAKSIPYRDLYVTGVNLTKQRLEVFSYETYPEMRVCDAVRVSMSIPLYYQSVFLNAKGKVIENPIPSDSCDVFVDGGLLMNYPIELFDQTKYLSTATDSTINKPTFNTETLGLRLERCEQIDHEIHLKEGFAPFEIQDFKGYISALYNIMTESVDKPKPEDIVRTIYINDNGMSPKVRKLSEGEKQKMMISGQQGVIEFFYR